One stretch of Schlesneria sp. DSM 10557 DNA includes these proteins:
- a CDS encoding DUF4351 domain-containing protein, whose protein sequence is MPYVTSIERHAEQRGLERGSTRILMRVLSRVCGDVPEEVQSKIEALSLEQRETLGESAFDFRSLDDLKNWLTNNNS, encoded by the coding sequence ATGCCGTACGTCACATCAATCGAACGCCACGCGGAACAACGAGGGCTGGAACGAGGGAGCACCCGAATCCTCATGCGAGTTCTGTCACGCGTCTGTGGCGATGTGCCCGAGGAAGTCCAGTCAAAAATTGAAGCACTCTCGCTGGAACAGCGTGAAACACTCGGCGAATCGGCATTTGATTTCCGTTCTCTCGACGACCTGAAAAACTGGCTGACAAATAACAATTCCTGA
- a CDS encoding ABC transporter ATP-binding protein has product MIEVQAVSKMHRRGRLEVPALREITCQIPKGSFTFILGPSGSGKSTLLYLLGALDEPTTGTITVHGKSLQSMTASERDEFRRKDAGFIFQNFNLLANLTAVENVLVPFLPTGVSRELRNKAAELLDRLGLGDRREHRPNQLSGGEQQRVAIARALLKRPKLVLADEPTGELDTANSLAILQDLRALCQEQQSTVVVVTHEHEYIREDDHVIRIRDGRVANQP; this is encoded by the coding sequence ATGATTGAAGTCCAAGCCGTCTCGAAAATGCATCGCCGGGGCCGCCTCGAAGTCCCCGCACTCCGGGAAATCACCTGCCAGATTCCCAAAGGGTCATTCACGTTTATTCTCGGCCCCTCGGGAAGCGGTAAAAGCACCCTGCTCTATCTGCTTGGTGCACTGGATGAACCGACCACGGGCACCATCACTGTCCACGGCAAATCGCTGCAATCCATGACAGCAAGCGAACGGGACGAATTTCGAAGGAAGGATGCAGGGTTCATCTTTCAGAACTTCAATCTGCTTGCCAATCTGACGGCTGTGGAAAACGTGCTGGTCCCCTTTCTGCCAACCGGGGTGAGTCGCGAGTTGCGCAACAAGGCCGCGGAATTACTGGATCGACTTGGGTTGGGGGATCGCCGTGAGCACCGCCCCAACCAGTTGTCTGGCGGCGAACAACAACGGGTGGCAATCGCTCGTGCGTTGCTCAAGCGACCGAAACTGGTGCTCGCGGACGAACCGACAGGAGAACTCGACACGGCCAATTCCCTGGCGATTCTGCAAGACCTGCGAGCCCTCTGTCAGGAACAGCAATCGACAGTCGTAGTCGTCACCCATGAGCATGAATACATCCGCGAAGATGATCACGTCATCCGCATTCGTGACGGGCGCGTGGCCAACCAGCCTTAG
- a CDS encoding amidohydrolase, giving the protein MRVHALPVSLLLGLIAFAVCGFSVCRGEEKIADWSQQHVDELLVLYRDFHSNPELSFREEQTARKHAAELKSLGCEVTTGVGQQGVVGLLKNGEGPTIMLRTDLDALPVTEATGLPFASTVKTKDAKGNDVGVMHACGHDVHITCQIGVARYLASHQDRWRGTVMFVGQPAEEIGGGAEAMLKDGLFTRFPRPHSALALHVDPTLPTGKVGVKAGYILANVDSVDILVKGKGGHGAFPHTTIDPIVQAAHLIVDLQTLVSRESSPFEPAVVTVGSIQGGTKHNIIGNSCRLQLTVRSYSPEVREKLIEGIRRKAKAAAISAGAPEPTIELSDWTPATKNDADLVERVVPAFREALGEDNVVPVEPSMGGEDFSQYGLAGVPIFMFRLGSVTPERMNALRDAGKTPDSLHSPFYYPDAPETIKTGVTAMSAAVLELMKVEN; this is encoded by the coding sequence ATGCGTGTTCATGCTTTGCCTGTGTCACTGCTGCTGGGACTGATCGCTTTCGCCGTCTGCGGGTTCTCCGTCTGCCGGGGAGAAGAGAAGATTGCGGACTGGTCGCAGCAGCATGTCGACGAACTGCTGGTGTTGTATCGCGACTTTCACAGCAATCCCGAACTCTCATTCCGCGAAGAACAGACAGCACGCAAGCACGCCGCCGAACTGAAATCGCTCGGCTGCGAAGTTACCACCGGGGTCGGTCAGCAGGGGGTCGTGGGGCTGCTAAAAAATGGAGAAGGCCCCACCATCATGCTTCGTACCGATCTCGATGCCCTTCCGGTGACCGAGGCTACCGGTCTGCCATTCGCCTCGACGGTCAAAACCAAGGATGCGAAGGGAAACGACGTCGGTGTGATGCATGCCTGCGGGCATGATGTTCATATCACCTGTCAGATTGGTGTCGCGCGATACCTTGCCAGCCATCAGGACCGATGGCGTGGTACGGTCATGTTCGTGGGACAACCGGCAGAAGAGATCGGCGGAGGGGCCGAGGCCATGTTAAAAGATGGCCTGTTCACTCGCTTTCCACGACCTCATTCCGCCCTTGCACTGCACGTTGATCCGACCCTGCCCACCGGGAAAGTGGGCGTGAAAGCAGGCTACATCCTGGCGAACGTCGACAGTGTCGACATTCTCGTCAAAGGAAAAGGAGGACACGGAGCCTTCCCTCACACAACGATTGATCCGATCGTCCAGGCGGCGCACCTGATTGTTGATCTTCAGACTCTGGTCAGCCGTGAGAGCAGTCCCTTCGAACCGGCGGTCGTGACCGTGGGATCGATCCAGGGAGGAACCAAGCACAACATCATCGGGAACAGTTGCCGGCTCCAGTTGACGGTGCGAAGCTACTCGCCTGAAGTGCGCGAAAAGCTGATCGAGGGGATCCGGAGAAAAGCCAAGGCGGCCGCGATCAGTGCCGGTGCCCCGGAACCGACGATCGAGTTATCAGACTGGACGCCTGCTACCAAGAATGATGCAGACTTGGTGGAAAGAGTGGTTCCCGCGTTCCGCGAGGCTTTGGGCGAAGACAACGTTGTGCCCGTCGAACCGTCGATGGGGGGCGAGGATTTCTCTCAGTACGGGCTCGCTGGCGTTCCCATCTTCATGTTTCGTTTAGGATCAGTGACTCCGGAACGCATGAATGCACTTCGGGACGCCGGGAAGACCCCCGATTCGTTGCACTCGCCGTTCTACTATCCTGACGCCCCGGAAACGATCAAGACGGGTGTGACCGCCATGTCCGCCGCCGTGCTCGAACTCATGAAGGTCGAGAATTAG
- a CDS encoding DUF4351 domain-containing protein produces the protein MIDWSRDPVWLDKEISQIVGQAGHRNREVDLLFKVWLIEGGEQWIFCHLEIQTNYEANFDFRIDLYNSGLKWLFQRDVLTLVLLTDVNPDWRPDKYHFELGGFVSNRLFPMCKVLDRLATDWKDDRSLVVEVSRAQIAALRTSRDPQARYNAKTQLVRNLYTAGYDADQIREIFRLIDWMMHLRLDLSRQFNEELIAYEKELQMPYVTSIERHAEQRGLEQGLEQGLKKGLERGSTRILMRILSRICGEVPEEIHAKIETLSLEQRETLGEAAIDFRSLDDLKNWLTNHS, from the coding sequence TTGATCGACTGGTCCCGCGACCCCGTCTGGCTCGACAAGGAAATCAGTCAGATCGTCGGACAAGCAGGACACCGAAACCGTGAGGTCGATCTCCTGTTCAAAGTCTGGCTGATCGAAGGTGGTGAACAATGGATTTTCTGCCACCTGGAAATTCAGACAAATTACGAAGCCAACTTTGATTTTCGGATCGATCTGTATAATTCGGGATTGAAGTGGCTGTTTCAGAGAGACGTCTTGACGCTGGTTTTGTTGACCGATGTCAATCCTGACTGGCGACCTGACAAGTATCACTTTGAGCTGGGTGGATTTGTCAGCAATCGACTTTTTCCGATGTGTAAGGTTCTCGATCGGCTCGCGACCGATTGGAAAGACGACAGATCGCTCGTCGTCGAGGTGTCGCGAGCCCAGATCGCTGCCCTTCGCACCTCACGCGACCCGCAGGCTCGTTATAATGCCAAAACGCAACTGGTGAGAAATCTTTACACGGCTGGATATGATGCGGATCAGATCCGCGAGATTTTCCGACTGATCGACTGGATGATGCACCTCCGGCTGGATTTGAGTCGACAATTTAATGAGGAACTCATCGCCTACGAGAAGGAATTGCAGATGCCGTACGTCACATCAATCGAACGCCACGCGGAACAACGAGGACTTGAGCAAGGGTTGGAACAAGGGTTAAAGAAGGGACTGGAGCGAGGGAGCACCCGAATCCTCATGCGGATCCTGTCACGCATCTGTGGCGAAGTGCCCGAGGAAATCCATGCAAAGATTGAAACACTCTCGCTGGAACAGCGTGAAACACTCGGCGAGGCGGCAATCGATTTCCGTTCTCTCGACGACTTGAAAAACTGGCTGACAAATCACTCCTGA
- a CDS encoding DUF1854 domain-containing protein: MTDLTKLTFDHDSWGRLTLTLDDGRTYAGIDPLRCFPLTDPEKLIALLDSEGHEILTLPDLDGLSPESRDVLKAELAARDFVPVIQRVISTTNPSPPCHWVVDTDRGRTSFQLESEDDVRKLGTHRVIVADSHGIRYSIPDVRRLDSHSQRIVQRLA, encoded by the coding sequence ATGACGGACCTGACCAAACTGACCTTCGATCATGACTCATGGGGCCGTCTGACCCTCACGCTTGACGATGGCCGAACGTATGCGGGGATCGACCCTCTCCGCTGTTTCCCTCTGACCGATCCCGAGAAATTGATTGCCTTGCTGGACTCGGAAGGCCATGAAATTCTGACTTTGCCGGATCTTGATGGATTGTCTCCTGAGTCCCGCGACGTCCTCAAAGCGGAACTGGCAGCACGTGATTTTGTGCCGGTCATCCAGCGGGTGATTTCGACAACCAATCCCAGCCCCCCCTGCCACTGGGTCGTTGATACCGATCGCGGAAGGACAAGCTTCCAACTGGAGAGCGAAGATGACGTCCGCAAGCTCGGAACGCATCGCGTGATTGTGGCTGATTCGCACGGGATTCGTTATTCCATTCCGGACGTGCGTCGTCTCGATTCGCATTCCCAGCGAATTGTGCAGCGCCTGGCGTAG
- a CDS encoding DUF3656 domain-containing protein, with the protein MALPPSFRPELLAPAGDRDCMRAAVENGADAVYFGLNCGFNARARATNVAPRELAEVMSFLHHRGVKGYITLNTLAFTDELPELESLLRVISDANVDAVLVQDLGVVRLIREACPDLPIHASTQMTLTSAECIEVAQELGVERVVLPRELSIREIAKLRKSTSVELECFVHGALCVAYSGQCLTSESLGGRSANRGQCAQACRLPYDLICDGEDVDLGPQKYLLSPQDLAAYELTPELITAGISSFKIEGRLKSADYVANITRHYRAAIDSAMRGEAIDVSRDDVREMELSFSRGFSVGWLKGDDHKMLVPGLSSAKRGVLLGTVTRVYSHTVEIRLQGPVSRGDGVVFEGDRTANEEQGGRVYGVIAGGQSVDEAVATGKVELEFQHGSIDFQRMYPGQSVWKTDDPRLTARLRKTYTGPDPLRKRPLDLCVRAIAGQPAQIEAVVTPDVVSSHDQELRVQVESAEPLPVARKHPVTEVFLAEQLGRLGNTPYELRRLEACIEGEPMIPLSVLSKLRQEMVVKLDHQAMLARPRRLHPDSALRELQQQIILRSPSATEPRQGPRLHLLCRTLKQIETVLNEPVHREIGGNEQRPGDFGQSQNAVASDMAPVIYADFQDIREYRQAVEMVHSSQRQIYLAPPRIQKPDEAGLFLALAKHSPDGILVRNLAGLRFCTERKIPFVADYSLNVANELTADFLKGQGAERVTASYDLNRDQLLNLVAAVPPQWLEVVIHQHMPMFHMEHCVFCSVLSPGTNKTNCGRPCDEHLVQLRDRVGAEHPLKADVGCRNTLYNAVPQSAAEVVATLLERGVRNLRIEFLDEDPAEVRRIPGLYGDLLAQRIRGEDVWRRLNAANRVGVTRGTLEERRNPLAIL; encoded by the coding sequence ATGGCTCTGCCTCCTTCATTTCGACCTGAACTTCTTGCTCCTGCCGGTGACCGCGACTGTATGCGCGCCGCTGTCGAGAATGGTGCCGACGCGGTCTACTTCGGCTTGAACTGCGGGTTCAACGCGCGGGCGCGCGCGACGAATGTGGCTCCCCGGGAACTCGCAGAAGTCATGAGCTTCCTCCACCATCGAGGTGTGAAGGGCTACATCACCCTGAACACGCTGGCCTTCACGGACGAACTCCCCGAACTGGAATCGCTGCTTCGCGTGATCTCCGATGCGAATGTGGATGCCGTGCTGGTCCAGGACCTGGGAGTCGTACGACTCATCCGCGAGGCCTGTCCGGATTTGCCGATTCACGCTTCCACCCAGATGACGTTGACGAGTGCCGAATGTATTGAGGTCGCCCAGGAACTCGGAGTCGAGCGGGTCGTGTTGCCGCGCGAGCTGTCGATACGCGAGATCGCAAAACTGAGAAAGTCGACCTCCGTCGAACTGGAGTGTTTCGTCCACGGCGCGCTGTGCGTCGCTTATTCAGGTCAATGCCTCACCAGCGAATCCCTCGGGGGGCGAAGTGCCAATCGGGGACAATGCGCGCAGGCCTGCCGCCTTCCCTACGATCTGATCTGCGATGGAGAAGACGTCGATCTGGGACCGCAAAAATATCTGCTCAGCCCGCAGGATCTGGCCGCCTATGAACTGACTCCCGAACTGATCACCGCTGGAATTTCGTCTTTCAAGATTGAGGGACGACTGAAGTCCGCGGACTATGTCGCCAATATCACGCGGCATTACCGTGCTGCGATCGACTCGGCCATGCGAGGTGAAGCGATCGATGTCTCGCGCGACGACGTGCGGGAGATGGAACTGTCGTTCTCACGCGGATTTTCCGTCGGCTGGCTGAAGGGCGACGACCACAAGATGCTGGTCCCCGGACTTTCCTCTGCGAAGCGAGGAGTTCTGCTGGGGACTGTCACGCGTGTTTACAGTCACACTGTCGAAATCCGTCTTCAGGGGCCTGTTTCGCGTGGCGATGGAGTTGTCTTCGAAGGAGACCGAACCGCCAACGAAGAGCAGGGAGGGCGAGTCTACGGGGTCATTGCCGGTGGTCAGTCGGTGGACGAAGCCGTTGCAACGGGAAAAGTGGAACTCGAATTTCAGCATGGCTCGATCGATTTCCAGCGAATGTATCCGGGCCAATCTGTGTGGAAGACGGACGATCCCCGTCTCACCGCCCGACTGCGAAAGACGTACACAGGACCCGATCCGTTACGTAAACGACCGCTGGATCTCTGCGTACGGGCAATCGCGGGCCAACCCGCCCAAATCGAAGCTGTCGTCACCCCCGACGTCGTTTCGAGTCACGACCAGGAACTGCGAGTCCAGGTGGAATCGGCCGAGCCCTTGCCCGTGGCGCGAAAACACCCGGTGACTGAAGTGTTTCTCGCCGAACAACTCGGCCGGCTGGGAAATACGCCCTACGAACTGCGTCGGCTCGAAGCCTGCATTGAGGGAGAGCCGATGATTCCGCTGAGCGTTCTGTCGAAACTGCGGCAGGAAATGGTGGTGAAACTGGACCACCAGGCCATGCTCGCAAGACCCCGACGACTGCATCCAGACTCGGCACTGCGGGAACTGCAGCAGCAAATCATTCTGCGCTCACCTTCGGCGACAGAGCCCAGGCAGGGACCTCGGTTGCATCTGTTGTGTCGGACGCTGAAGCAGATCGAGACTGTTCTCAATGAACCTGTCCACCGCGAAATCGGCGGGAACGAGCAACGCCCGGGGGATTTTGGTCAAAGCCAGAACGCAGTCGCATCGGACATGGCGCCTGTGATCTATGCCGACTTTCAGGATATCCGCGAGTACCGGCAAGCGGTCGAGATGGTGCATTCCAGTCAGCGGCAGATTTACCTGGCTCCTCCCCGAATCCAGAAACCCGACGAAGCGGGGCTGTTCCTCGCGCTGGCCAAGCATTCACCGGACGGAATTCTGGTTCGTAATCTGGCAGGGTTGCGATTCTGTACCGAGCGAAAAATTCCGTTCGTGGCCGACTATTCGCTGAACGTGGCGAATGAGTTGACTGCCGACTTTTTGAAAGGGCAGGGGGCCGAGCGAGTGACGGCTTCTTACGATCTGAACCGAGACCAACTGCTGAATCTCGTTGCGGCGGTTCCCCCCCAGTGGCTGGAAGTGGTGATTCACCAGCACATGCCGATGTTCCACATGGAGCATTGCGTTTTCTGCTCCGTATTGTCACCCGGAACAAACAAGACGAATTGCGGTCGCCCGTGCGACGAACACTTGGTTCAGCTTCGCGACCGGGTAGGAGCCGAGCATCCGCTGAAGGCGGACGTCGGCTGCCGAAATACGCTCTACAACGCCGTACCGCAAAGTGCTGCAGAAGTCGTCGCGACACTGCTGGAGCGGGGCGTGCGCAATCTGCGGATCGAGTTCCTCGATGAAGATCCTGCTGAAGTCCGAAGGATTCCCGGTCTCTACGGGGACTTACTCGCGCAGCGGATCCGGGGTGAAGATGTCTGGCGCCGACTGAACGCGGCCAACCGAGTCGGCGTCACTCGCGGAACCTTGGAAGAACGCCGAAACCCCCTGGCGATTCTTTGA
- a CDS encoding TolB family protein — protein sequence MLTALLLIALGAPPAVTDEAAEAKYLGNLRQVTSGLPRAGEGYFSPNGEWIVYQAYPIGYPFYQIYVQKLDEKTPRLLSTGRGRTTCAYFSPDGTKILFASSHTDPQIDITELKAREEAAKGGRRRYLWDFDPHMDIYISNFDGTGMKRLTDSPEYDAEGSFSSDGKQIVFTSSRDGDPDLYIMDADGSNVRQLTNQPGYDGGPFFSPDNKWVIFRSDRQKEHMLQLFAISVDGKTEVQLTDNLDQVNWCPYFHPSGKYLVWAGADYSRGPANAPFHLFTMELKWTSDSVKRGAVTQITHSTAQDVLPVFSPDGKSLMWTSTRGADGTSQLWIADWLREKGN from the coding sequence ATGTTGACCGCGTTACTCCTCATTGCACTGGGAGCTCCCCCTGCCGTCACTGATGAGGCCGCCGAGGCGAAATATCTGGGCAATCTTCGACAAGTCACATCCGGCCTGCCTCGCGCGGGTGAAGGGTACTTCTCGCCCAATGGCGAGTGGATCGTCTATCAGGCGTACCCGATTGGGTATCCCTTCTACCAGATCTACGTTCAGAAGCTTGATGAGAAAACACCGCGACTCCTCAGCACAGGTCGGGGCCGAACAACGTGTGCGTACTTCTCGCCTGACGGAACGAAAATTCTCTTCGCGTCCAGCCACACGGATCCCCAGATCGACATCACCGAACTGAAAGCACGCGAAGAAGCGGCCAAAGGAGGTCGTCGGCGTTATCTGTGGGATTTCGATCCGCACATGGACATCTACATTTCGAACTTTGATGGCACCGGAATGAAGCGGCTGACCGACAGCCCGGAATACGACGCTGAAGGAAGTTTTTCTTCTGATGGGAAACAGATCGTCTTCACGTCGTCACGAGATGGGGATCCTGATCTGTACATCATGGACGCGGATGGTTCGAACGTTCGTCAATTGACGAACCAACCCGGCTATGATGGCGGTCCCTTCTTCTCTCCCGACAACAAGTGGGTCATCTTTCGGTCAGACCGCCAGAAAGAGCACATGCTGCAGTTGTTTGCCATCTCTGTCGACGGAAAGACCGAAGTTCAATTGACGGATAACCTCGATCAGGTGAACTGGTGCCCGTACTTCCACCCCAGCGGCAAGTATCTTGTCTGGGCCGGCGCGGACTACAGTAGAGGTCCCGCCAATGCTCCGTTTCACCTGTTCACAATGGAACTGAAATGGACGTCAGACTCCGTTAAACGTGGAGCCGTGACGCAAATCACGCACAGCACCGCGCAAGATGTCCTGCCCGTTTTCAGCCCCGATGGAAAAAGTCTGATGTGGACATCGACCCGTGGGGCCGACGGTACCAGCCAGCTCTGGATCGCTGACTGGCTGCGCGAGAAAGGAAATTGA